The Filimonas lacunae genomic sequence GATGGTAACACCGGGTTTACCTCCCATACCGCATGTTGGCGGGCCCATTATAGGGCCTGGCGCACCTACGGTACTGATTGGTAAACTACCGGCTGCCGTAATGGGAGATAACCTGGTTTGCGTAGGTCCGCCCGATGTAATAGTGAAAGGCTCCGCTACCGTTATGATCTGCGGCAAGCCTGCGGCGCGCATGGGCGATACCTGTGCACATGGTGGCTCTATTATACTTGGATGTCCCACGGTAATGATAGGAGGATAAGCCCATGGATGAGCAACAATCTTTTTTAGGCAGGGGATGGTCGTTT encodes the following:
- a CDS encoding PAAR domain-containing protein, coding for MMAARLTDMHTCPMVTPGLPPIPHVGGPIIGPGAPTVLIGKLPAAVMGDNLVCVGPPDVIVKGSATVMICGKPAARMGDTCAHGGSIILGCPTVMIGG